A single window of Channa argus isolate prfri chromosome 10, Channa argus male v1.0, whole genome shotgun sequence DNA harbors:
- the hdac3 gene encoding histone deacetylase 3, whose translation MTNRTSYFYDPDVGNFHYGAGHPMKPHRLSLTHSLVLHYGLYKKMMVFKPYKASQHDMCRFHSEDYIDFLQKVSPNNMQGFTKSLNTFNVGDDCPVFPGLFEFCSRYTGASLQGATQLNHKICDIAINWAGGLHHAKKFEASGFCYVNDIVISILELLKYHPRVLYIDIDIHHGDGVQEAFYLTDRVMTVSFHKYGNYFFPGTGDMYEVGAESGRYYCLNVPLRDGIDDQSYRQLFQPVIKQVVDFYQPTCIVLQCGADSLGCDRLGCFNLSIRGHGECVEFVKSFKIPLLVLGGGGYTVRNVARCWTFETSLLVDESISDELPYSEYFEYFAPDFTLHPDVSTRIENQNSRQYLDQIRQTVFENLKMLNHAPSVQIHDVPSDMLSYERNDEPDPDERGAEENYTRPEAANEFYDGDHDNDKESDVEI comes from the exons aTGACAAACAGAACATCTTATTTTTACGACCCAGACGTGGGCAACTTTCATTACG GTGCTGGTCACCCCATGAAGCCTCATCGTCTGTCTTTGACGCACAGTTTGGTGTTGCACTATGGACTCTACAAGAAAATGATG GTGTTTAAACCATACAAAGCATCTCAGCATGACATGTGTCGGTTCCACTCTGAAGACTACATAGACTTCCTACAAAAAGTCAGCCCCAACAACATGCAAGGCTTCACAAAGAGCCTcaacacatttaatgttggagATGACTG tcctGTGTTTCCAGGGCTTTTTGAGTTTTGCTCAAGATACACAGGAGCCTCTTTACAAGGTGCTACACAACTCAACCACAAG atctGTGACATTGCCATCAACTGGGCTGGAGGTTTACATCACGCCAAGAAATTTGAG GCATCTGGGTTTTGTTATGTGAACGACATCGTCATCAGTATACTGGAGCTCCTCAA ATATCATCCTAGAGTTCTATACATCGACATAGACATTCACCATGGTGATGGCGTCCAGGAAGCTTTTTACCTGACAGACCGAGTCATGACTGTCTCCTTCCACAAATATGGGAACTACTTTTTCCCAGGAACAG gtGACATGTATGAGGTCGGAGCAGAGAGCGGTCGGTACTACTGTCTCAACGTCCCTCTGAGAGATGGCATCGATGACCAAA gctaCAGGCAGCTTTTCCAGCCAGTTATTAAACAGGTGGTGGATTTCTACCAGCCAACCTGCATCGTTCTACAG tGTGGAGCAGATTCTCTGGGCTGCGACAGACTGGGCTGCTTCAACCTGAGTATAAGAGGACATGG tgagtgtgtggagtttgtgaaGAGCTTTAAGATTCCGCTGTTGGTCCTGGGAGGAGGAGGATACACGGTGAGAAACGTGGCTCGCTGCTG GACATTTGAGACGTCTCTCTTAGTGGATGAATCCATCAGTGACGAGCTCCCATACAGCG AGTATTTTGAGTACTTTGCTCCAGACTTTACGCTCCACCCTGACGTGAGCACAAGGATAGAAAACCAGAACTCCAGACAG TACTTGGACCAGATCCGCCAGACAGTGTTTGAGAACTTGAAGATGTTGAACCATGCGCCCAGTGTCCAGATTCATGACGTCCCGTCTGATATGCTGAGCTACGAACGCAACGATGAGCCAGACCCCGATGAGAGGGGGGCTGAAGAAAACTACACCAG ACCTGAGGCAGCCAATGAGTTCTACGACGGTGACCATGACAACGACAAAGAGAGTGATGTGGAAATTTGA